The segment AGTCAAAAGAAACCTGAGGCAGATGGAAACATACAGAACTACTTTTAGTAAGATTCAGCTCTAAAACCACAGGCTagttcaagaaaaatataaacacatattatGTAATGCATGGTCTGCTTTGTGTGGATTATTTAGAGGCATGAATGCCAGAAAGAAGGTGGTGGGAAGAGACCAGTTTGCtgcttctttttgttgttttattgggaaaaaaacttttaaaagcccAAGGGAATAGATGAAACCCAGCCTTTCTTATTTCCAACTTTTTCCACTCAGGTTTTTATGTGCCCAATTCAAGGACTCctttgtctttgtattttataaaatgatagttTTAGTTATGTGAGGCATAGCTAGCTgcgaggtatgatcaaaagatatggtgaatgtttaaatttttaaaaatttattacagtaaaagacacattgccattaatccctctcaaaatactctccttctcatcaaacacacttatcccatcattctcgccactttctgaagcagttctggaagtcctctttcatgagtgtctttatttcatgcTCTATCAGACGATggtccatgtcacacatcgcttctggtatggaaatttctgtcaaataaaaacatacggtgtgtcctcatccacctgacACCATGTGATTTCTGGCTTTTATCCAAAGTCAAAATGCCCATGAAAGggaaacgttttgaattgattcagaacatggaggcagccatgacagtgcaagtaaagacactcacaaaagaggacttccagaaccgcttcagaaagtggcgagaacgATGGGATAAGCGTTTTCGAAGCGAggggggggggtattttgaggaggattaatggtaatgtcttttactgtaataatttttttaaattagtttcaggtgtgcaacacaatgtaatagttagacatttatacccctcacaaagtgataaccctcctcccccaatctactacccctctgtcatcatatatagctgttacagttccactgactctattccttatgctgtactccatgtcccgtgactatatatatatatatatatatatatatatatatatatatatatattaaattgtagttgacattcagtattattcagcttcagcttcaggtgtacagtgcagtggtcaggcatctacatcatccatgaagtggtctccctaataagacaagtgtccatcgaataccctacagaatctttacaacactattgattcTACTCCCcaaaagtaatacatttttttttatttcaacattcaccatattgtttggtCACACGTCATTTGCGGCCACAGGCACGTCTTCCTCTGCTTGCACCTCGACATCCATGAGCAGAGCAGGCTGTGCCTGGGGGCTGCAGACAGGCGCTGGGAATATCTGGGGTggagggagctctgtggggcGAGCAGGGCTCCGTGTCGCTGCTGTGACAGTGACCGTCCCTACATAGAATCTGCTCCTGCTGGGTCAGCCACAGGCCTTGCCACTCCCTCCTGtctgtccccaccctcacccccagccatGGATCACATTTCCCTCCCTGCCTATCCTCTGAAGGCTTCCAGTTTGAACCCCCGACTAGCCTCTCTCTCATCCAGCTGCTCTCTCAGAGCCCCTCAGTGTAAGACTTGATGTCTATACTTATTTCACTAAGTTCTCCTAACAACCTCACTCTCTATATGAGGCTAAGTGAGGGCCAGAGTGACTAAATGATTTGTACCGAGAAACCAGGTCTGCGTGAAGAGAAAAACGATGCTATTTCAATAACTGCCCCTCTCCAAATACACAGAAGCCCCCACTACACAAGAAAGGCCCGTGTCTCGAACACCCAGTCCTTGCTGAGCCCAGAGCTGGGACACACACAAGTGGTGACTGGGATAAGCAGCTACGCTGACTGCAGGGACGACACCACATTTGTATGGCCGAGACCACAGACTCATTGCGAGGGCAGCCCTCTGGCCGTAAGGGCTGAGGCTCACGTGACTGTTCAGGggacacagcccccacccccaccctgagttTCCTCAAAGCTCTGCTGTGTTCTGGTTGTACGTCCTTGTGTAAGATCCTCCCCTCTGGGCAGTAGCCTCTCTGTCCACCAAATAACGGGGTTCGATGGCAGTGCTCCTAGGGCTGTTCCGGATCCAATCATTCTCACGTCTAATCTGGCCACTTCCTGAGTATCATGTGCATGTACCTTATGCTTCCTGTTCTTCAGTTACCCCTTTTGTAGAACAGGAGCTTTGGCACTTGCACCTCAGGGCCATTGCAAATGTCAGTGGGGACACTGAGAGTGTGAATTCCAGACCCAGACTATCCGGGTGTGATTCCGGTGTGAGTCTTCCAATGATGATGACATAGGCAAGTGCTTGGCACagggctggcacatagtagatgtttaataaacTCTGGATGCTTTTCATGGTGTTAATCAGTGGCCAGGGGGACTCACCACGTGCCTGACTTGGGTATGGGTCCCCTTCTCCTCTTGCAGGACAATGCCATCCTCCATCACATGGGGCCTCCTCCTGCTAGCAGGCCTGTGCTGCCTGGTCCCTGGCTCCCTGGCTGCGGGTCTCCAGAGCGACGGTGTCCAGGAGACAGATGCATCCAAGCACGGTGACCAGCCGGCCAGCCACAGGATTGCCCCAAACCTGGCAGACTTCGCTTTCAGCTTCTACCGCCAGGTGGCCCATCAGTCCAACTCCAGCAACATCTTCTTCTCCCCAGTGAGCATCGCCACAGCCTTCGCGATGCTCTCCCTGGGGACCAAGGGTGAAACTCATACCCAGATCCTGGAGGGTGTAGGCTTCAACCTCACCGAGAGAGCAGAGGCCGATATCCACGAAGGCTTCCGGAGTCTCCTCCACACCCTCAACCAGCCAGACAACCAGCTGCAGCTGACCACCGGTAATGGCTTGTTCATCAGCGAGAAGGCGAAGCTAGTGGATAAGTTTTTGGAGGACGTCAAGAAACTGTACCACTCAGAAGCCTTCTCCATCAACTTCCAGGATTCCGAGGAAGCCAAGAAACGGATCAACGATTATGTAGAGAAGGGAACCCAAGGGAAAATTGTGGATCTGGTCACAGAGCTTGACAAAAGCACAGTTTTTGCTCTGGTGAATTACATCTTCTTTAAAGGTAGGTTGCACAACTAGCCTGAGCTTGTTCCCATGGAAAGAAACATCCCCAAATATTCTCAAACAGTCAGTTTTTAAACTTTCCTTGGCAGTGCACGATGTGATATGGCTGTGCACCTCTGCATGTGTTATTCAAGTGTCCTCACACAACCACTAAAAAACTTTCCATGATGAAGTAGGTTAGGGAGCGATGGGTGAAACAGTGAAAGCGCCATGTTCCTGGCAGAACTTCAGAGCCTTTTACGGTATGAACGTTCTCATGTGCATTGCACGTCCCtaccagggagggagggaaaacatGCAAGTGTGTCCTCCAACAGAGAGCCAGAAAAGCAAACTTTAGCAGAGTGTGTGAGGGAATAGCGTTTCATGGAACAACCTAGAACAACTCTAGTGTAGTGGAAAGAGGAACCCGTGGGGCCCAGAGGGCATTCTGAGGCCGTTTAAACAGTCTATGGAAATAGCCTGGGGAGGGGCGGTGACAGTCAATGTCAGGGGCTGCTTCCTTCACACTGTGGGCTCCGTGATCTGAGGCGGATCTGAGAGCAGCGAGGCTGGAGTCAGCCCATCATGGGTCCCAGGTGTGCTGTGGGACTTTCCGCAGGTCTTGTTCCCTCTGCAGCCTCAGTCTCCCCCTCCCACCCAATGAGAAACTTGAACTCAGGGGACCCCGAGGTTCCCATCTCCTCTGACTTTACAGGATGGTGACAGTCAGTGGGGACAGCAGGGAGGGAGATGGCCAGGCCCCTGCATGTCACATGTTGGTCCAGGAAAAGGTCATTAGAGTAAGAACAAGAGTGATTTCCCTGAATGCCAAGAACCGCCAATTAGCAAGGGGCAGGGAGACTCGGACGAGGAGGTGCCACGTATGACTGACACcaataattttcatttagaaGCTTCTAAGCAGCCCTCAATTAAATAAGCATGAAATGCAAGTTCAAAGCGCACGCTGCCCAGCCAGGCTGGCATCCCTTAGCCTCTACAACACAGAAAATCTGGACCCTCGTCTAGGCTGGTGTCATCCTCACAAAAGTCCCTTCAGTGGACAGATGTGCGTTTtcgctccattttacagatggggaagcagaggctcagagagaagcaTCTCATCGAGGAGGCTCAGGGCTGCTTTACTCTCCCACTTGTTCCTAACCCCCCTACCCACCCCCGCCACCGGCTGACTTGcaccctcccctctctccagGCAAATGGGAGAAGCCCTTCGAGGTTGACCAGACCACCGAGGAGGACTTCCACGTGGACGCGGGCACCACGGTCAAGGTGCCCATGATGGTGCGCCTGGGCATGTTTGACCTGCACCACTGTGACACGCTGTCCAGCCAGGTGCTGCTCATGGACTACGTGGGCAATGCCACCGCCTTCTTCATCCTGCCGGACGAGGGGAAACTGGAGCATATGGAGAACAAGCTCACCAAGGAGGCCCTCACCAAGTTCCTGGTGAAGAGACACCTGAGGTGACTGCCCAAACCATAGGCTGGCCTGTCACACCAGGCCTGGCCACGGGGCGGGGGAGAGTGGACTCACCTTCCGTGGGTCAAGCAACTGTGTGTGGCCTTGTGCTTGCAGACACAGAGGCCAACGTCCATTCAGGTAGCACCAGCCAGGCTCCGTGAGATGGATGGTGTCCACAGCTGAGGAGGAAAAGGTCCTGACCTTGGGGACTTCCTCCACAGCATGGACACTGCCTCTTCCTGGTACCCACACCAGGTGCAGGGAGAGTAACACCAATACACGCCATGAGAAACCCAAGAAGGGAGCGATGGGCTTCCTGGCAGAGATGGAGTGTGGAGTGAACAGATAGGAAGTCCATGGCTAGGATCATGTCAGGCCCTTCTCGGGGCCACACTTTGTCCCCATGGAAAACAAGAGCTGAGCCATCAGCCCCAGGCAGTCACTCATCACTCACTGAGCAAATGTCACTCAGCACCTGACCCCACGCCCCACGTTCCCCTGGGATTCCACCCACAGAGAAGTCCCCGTCTGAGGGTGACCAAACCCGCCAGGGCAGGGTGCAAAGTGCCTCCACAGGACACCCGGGGTCTGCCTGGAcagcttctcagaggaggtggcatttgagagGTATTGCAGCACAAGGAGATCCCTATCGTTCTAACACTCTCCGACACAGGCATAGAGGACCCAAGCTTAGAATAAACCAACATCCACCTCCACTGAGCAAAGAAGCAGGGCGCTGAGTGGGAGAAATGACCAGAAAAGGAAACTTCAATGCTGTGAAATTCCTTTGTTTTCCCACTATTATGACAGATCTGCCACTTTACATTTGCCTAAACTGTCCATTTCTGGAACCTACGATCTGCAAACCGTCTTAGGCAACCTG is part of the Rhinolophus sinicus isolate RSC01 linkage group LG03, ASM3656204v1, whole genome shotgun sequence genome and harbors:
- the SERPINA1 gene encoding alpha-1-antitrypsin, which gives rise to MPSSITWGLLLLAGLCCLVPGSLAAGLQSDGVQETDASKHGDQPASHRIAPNLADFAFSFYRQVAHQSNSSNIFFSPVSIATAFAMLSLGTKGETHTQILEGVGFNLTERAEADIHEGFRSLLHTLNQPDNQLQLTTGNGLFISEKAKLVDKFLEDVKKLYHSEAFSINFQDSEEAKKRINDYVEKGTQGKIVDLVTELDKSTVFALVNYIFFKGKWEKPFEVDQTTEEDFHVDAGTTVKVPMMVRLGMFDLHHCDTLSSQVLLMDYVGNATAFFILPDEGKLEHMENKLTKEALTKFLVKRHLRSATLHLPKLSISGTYDLQTVLGNLGITRVFSNGADLSGISEDIPLKLSKALHKAVLTIDEKGTEAAGATLGEAMPMSIPPEVEFNRPFVIIIYDRNTKGPLFVGKVVNPTQK